Proteins from a single region of Undibacterium sp. KW1:
- a CDS encoding DUF4347 domain-containing protein produces MNTYNVNRPQDAQSEHDHALIQVSDTVHINPLIPVTPAPTVNAASAPQEVLFIDSRVPDLQKFIDAAAPGVKVVILDANHDGLDQMVNALEGMHNLQSISVISHGDEGVVLLGNGPLFAGNLEQNQAKLQTIGQALSNDGDFLLYGCDIGRGEQGTAFVNKLAQITGADVAASSDTSGGATGNWDLEIKTGNIEAQSAIKTTDLSGYNYLLHTASVNSVAQLKAAILTASTDGSADTITLTGNITFASAADAISINVTDGQTLTIVGGGFTLSGGNFARVLDTNTTNPGSKIAIDNLTITNGKVSGTGGAAGAGGAAGTGGDALGAGIKNAGTLIITNSTITENKASGGGGGGASSSGGNFAGGGGGGGGFGAGNGAAGGDGTPGGLYAAASAASGITGGKGGGGATGSAGKGGSATGGAGSTYSGTGYTLGGNGSTANNGSISIGGGGGGTGAKGTGGAGGNAAGGIYNASTGNITITNSSITNNIAAGGGGGGGGSTYFSNTGNGGAGGVGIGGIWNKGGVVQLDSTTNTTLSTGNTGAGGTGGSATGGTNTSGGNGTAVSTLTSTNGGTQNTNFTPTAITSATYDANTGTLVVTGTGMTNGGTIDVTKLSLTGQGGSYTLTAATTNPTTSSATSFTVTLGAADKIAVNGVLNNNGTTSATGAITFNLAAAANWDVTAAASADLTSNGVTVSNVTAPTITSATYDGTSHQFVITGTNLVKTIGATNDVNISTLTITGEGGATRTLSTTGNVEVTSATSFTFTLAGADIVAVDNLLNKNGTSSASSSTTYNIAAANNWNGTVTGGNIQDLTGNGITVANAAPSILSSTYDAATGILSVSAVNIVGGDTIDVSKLSITGQAGSYTLTTPNVTASSSTAFAVTLNAVDKLAINGILNNNGTSAVDTTTFNLAAAASWDQTTASGADLTGNAVTVSNVTAPTITSATYNGNTHVFTITGTNLVKTIGATNDVNLSKLTITGEGGATYTLSATGNVEVTSATSFTFTLAGADIAGVDALLNKNGTSAVSSTTYNIAAADDWNSAITGGNIQDLTGNGITVSNAAPSILSSTYDAATGVLSVSVVNIVGGDTIDVSKLSITGQAGSYTLTTPNVTASSSTAFAVTLNAVDKLAINGILNNNGTTAVDTTTFNLAAAASWDQTTASGADLTGNAVTVSNVTAPTITSATYNGNTHVFTITGTNLVKTIGATNDVNLSKLTITGEGGATYTLSATGNVEVTSATSFTFTLAGADIAGVDALLNKNGTSAVSSTTYNIAAADDWNSAITGGNIQDLTGNGITVSNAAPSILSSTYDAATGVLSVSVVNIVGGDTIDVSKLSITGQGGSYTLTTPNVTASSSTAFSVTLNAADKLAINGILNNNGTSAVDTTTFNLAAAASWDLTTASGADLTGNAVTVSNVTAPTITSATYDGTTNVLTVTGTNLVKTIGATNDVNLSKLTITGEGGATYTLSATGNVEVTSATSFTVTLTGADIGGVAALLNKNGSSSVSSTTYNIAAADDWNSAITGGNIQDLTGNGITVSNAAPSILSSTYDAATGVLSVSVVNIVGGDTIDVSKLSITGQGGSYTLTTPNVTASSSTAFSVTLNAADKLAINGILNNNGTSAVDTTTFNLAAAASWDLTTASSADLTGNAVTVSNVTAPTITSATYDGTTNVLTVTGTNLVKTIGATNDVNLSKLTITGEGGATYTLSATGNVEVTSATSFTVTLTGADIGGVAALLNKNGSSSVSSTTYNIAAADDWNSAITGGNIQDLTGNGITVSNAAPSIISSTYDAATGILSVTAVNIVGGDTIDVSKLSLVGQGGGSYTLTTPNVTASSSTAFAVTLNAADKLAVNGLLNKTGTTAVDATTFNLAAAASWDATTTSGADLTGNAVTVSNVAAPTITSATYDVNTHVLTVTGTGLVSTLGATNDITVTALTIKGEGGIVRTLSTTGNVEVTSATSFAVTLAGADQTTVEGLFNKNGTTSTGGTTYNLAAADDWDSVITGGDIAVTTAPITVSNVAVPTITSSVYNASTGVLTVTGTGLTGLTGANNDIVANKFSLQGEGGASYTLTTTSNVEITSATSFTMTLSAADRLGANLIMNKNGTSSTSVNTYNLIANEDWNAGADAAVVIADLTGNGVTVTNVVAPTVASATYNVGTGVLVVTGNNFLSLAGANNDITANRIRFLGQGAINYTLTTSPNIDITSNTSFTMTMSVADKTQLALRLNKDGNSSTDGTTYNIGMLEDWNTGAATAVVIADLFGNFITVTGNNVAPVIGGVVAGQTVTETTTVSPFTGVTITDPDVGASETIIISLDTAAKGAFTAASLATTGFSTADGGLTYTHAAGTPAAVEAAIRGLVFQPAAGRVPVGGTETTTFTISANDGIASAVLNNTTTVIATGVNAAPTNITLSNAAVQQGSADNTSVGTLTAIDPNPGDTASFTLVSGNGTNDKDNSKFTISGNTLVAKNPVGMTPGNYSIFVRATDAMGSAYEKNFIIAVGDNVAPTATGITRIQPENTSLGTIDYKVTFSEAVTGVNAAAFALATTGTVAGTISNVTQLDPSTYSVRITGLTGDGTLGLNLKNAGTGIVDTSSLALNGGFTGQLYQVDHTAPTTGIGSVRLSNDDGVSGTDFITTISDQAISGNLTAGLAVGETVQVSLDNGANWINALATIGGTGWSLPNQLLSGNNTLKVRVVDLAGNSGPTFSQAFSINPNTDNPGTSGSDADGDGILQRVEAEVPNLLGAGNGDGNGDGIPDQSQKNVSSLLWHNNTAANNHYVTLANNNFLSQTNVNTTVAPATLPAELSMQYGMITTQLTGLAAGQETTMSLYTDAMGPVNGYWVQDKAGTWTNIATNIATVNGKLKVDFKITDGGIFDTDGKVDGKISLTGGLGFKTTVPTNPSTSLPGDKDGDGIPDAIEARVGTKLDVKDNDVLHRSDLFAMQLYRDVLFREADTAGVQYWQQQIDSGKMSRAQVAASFMESAEFQSGIGGITRLYFGAFDRLPDREGLAYWMQAQKDGMNLSKVSASFVSSAEFQKTYGALDNTAFVDRVYQNVLHRSSDAAGKAYWLGQLGNGLSRGDMLAGFTESTEFKANSQSKVSLTLDYIGLLGHAPDQTTFDALLAQSGTDVVTLIGQFINSPEYLARFMPV; encoded by the coding sequence ATGAACACATATAACGTCAATCGTCCGCAAGATGCACAGTCCGAACATGATCATGCGCTTATTCAGGTTAGCGATACTGTACATATCAACCCTCTCATCCCCGTCACACCAGCGCCCACCGTCAATGCCGCCAGCGCACCGCAAGAAGTCCTGTTCATAGACAGTCGTGTGCCTGATTTGCAAAAATTCATTGACGCAGCGGCACCTGGTGTGAAAGTGGTCATACTTGACGCCAATCATGACGGTCTGGATCAAATGGTTAATGCATTGGAAGGCATGCACAACCTGCAATCCATCAGCGTTATTTCGCATGGCGATGAAGGCGTAGTCCTGCTGGGCAATGGCCCCTTGTTCGCTGGCAATCTTGAACAAAACCAGGCCAAGCTGCAAACAATAGGTCAGGCGCTGTCCAACGATGGTGATTTCTTGCTCTACGGATGCGACATAGGCCGAGGTGAACAAGGAACCGCGTTTGTCAATAAACTCGCTCAAATCACTGGTGCGGATGTGGCGGCATCTTCAGACACATCCGGTGGAGCCACGGGCAACTGGGATCTGGAAATCAAGACAGGCAATATCGAAGCGCAATCCGCCATCAAGACGACAGATTTGTCAGGATACAATTATCTGCTACATACCGCCAGTGTCAACTCGGTAGCACAGTTAAAGGCGGCGATCCTCACCGCCAGCACGGACGGTTCCGCCGATACGATCACTCTGACAGGCAATATCACTTTTGCCAGCGCAGCAGATGCCATCAGCATCAATGTCACAGATGGCCAGACCCTGACCATTGTTGGCGGTGGATTTACCTTGAGTGGCGGTAATTTTGCACGCGTCCTCGACACTAATACCACTAACCCAGGCAGTAAAATTGCCATTGACAACCTGACTATCACCAACGGCAAGGTGTCTGGTACCGGGGGTGCTGCGGGAGCAGGTGGTGCCGCCGGGACCGGTGGCGATGCCTTAGGGGCCGGTATTAAAAATGCAGGCACGCTGATCATCACCAATAGCACAATTACTGAGAATAAAGCCTCCGGTGGCGGTGGCGGTGGTGCTTCTAGTTCTGGCGGAAATTTCGCCGGTGGCGGTGGCGGTGGCGGTGGCTTTGGGGCTGGTAATGGTGCTGCCGGCGGCGATGGCACCCCTGGGGGGCTCTATGCGGCAGCAAGTGCGGCATCAGGTATAACTGGCGGTAAGGGTGGTGGCGGTGCAACCGGTTCAGCAGGTAAAGGCGGGAGCGCGACTGGTGGTGCGGGTTCAACTTATTCTGGCACCGGGTACACTCTTGGAGGAAATGGTTCAACAGCCAACAACGGCAGTATCAGTATTGGTGGTGGAGGTGGTGGCACGGGAGCCAAAGGTACAGGTGGAGCGGGCGGCAACGCCGCAGGTGGTATCTATAATGCCTCGACAGGCAATATTACCATTACGAATAGCAGCATCACCAATAATATTGCCGCGGGCGGCGGCGGCGGCGGCGGCGGTTCGACTTACTTCTCAAATACAGGTAATGGCGGCGCTGGCGGTGTTGGTATCGGTGGTATCTGGAACAAGGGTGGTGTCGTTCAACTGGATTCAACGACAAATACTACTCTGAGCACTGGCAATACAGGAGCAGGTGGTACAGGCGGCTCCGCAACTGGCGGCACAAATACAAGCGGTGGTAATGGAACAGCGGTGTCGACACTGACATCTACCAATGGTGGCACGCAGAATACAAACTTTACACCCACCGCTATTACTAGCGCAACTTATGATGCAAATACTGGTACTCTAGTTGTTACTGGTACCGGCATGACCAATGGCGGCACGATAGACGTCACCAAACTCAGCCTGACAGGACAAGGTGGCTCGTACACACTTACTGCGGCAACTACTAATCCTACGACAAGCAGTGCCACCTCTTTCACAGTCACGCTGGGTGCCGCCGACAAGATTGCGGTCAATGGCGTACTGAACAACAACGGAACTACCTCTGCAACTGGTGCCATCACGTTCAACCTGGCGGCAGCGGCCAACTGGGATGTAACAGCCGCCGCCTCAGCTGACCTGACCAGCAATGGTGTGACCGTCTCCAACGTCACTGCACCAACGATTACGTCTGCGACTTACGATGGTACTTCGCATCAGTTCGTCATCACCGGTACCAACCTCGTCAAGACCATCGGTGCAACAAACGATGTGAACATCTCGACGCTGACCATCACTGGCGAAGGTGGTGCAACCCGCACCCTGTCCACAACGGGCAACGTCGAAGTCACCTCCGCCACCAGCTTCACCTTTACCCTGGCTGGTGCCGATATTGTCGCAGTCGATAACTTGCTCAATAAGAATGGCACATCCTCTGCCAGCAGCTCTACCACCTATAACATCGCTGCTGCCAACAACTGGAACGGTACCGTCACCGGTGGCAATATCCAGGATTTAACCGGCAATGGCATCACCGTCGCCAATGCTGCACCAAGTATCCTGAGTTCCACCTACGATGCCGCAACTGGCATCCTCAGCGTGTCTGCCGTCAACATCGTCGGCGGAGACACCATTGATGTCTCCAAACTGTCCATCACTGGTCAGGCAGGTTCCTACACATTAACCACCCCCAATGTCACCGCCAGCAGTTCGACCGCCTTTGCTGTCACGCTCAATGCTGTCGACAAACTCGCCATCAACGGCATCCTGAACAACAACGGTACATCTGCGGTTGATACCACCACCTTCAACCTGGCCGCTGCCGCTTCCTGGGATCAGACCACAGCATCGGGTGCTGACCTGACCGGCAATGCCGTGACAGTATCGAACGTCACAGCACCAACAATCACGTCCGCGACTTACAATGGTAACACCCACGTCTTCACCATCACCGGCACCAATCTCGTCAAGACCATCGGTGCGACCAATGACGTCAACCTGTCCAAACTCACCATCACTGGTGAAGGCGGTGCGACCTACACCCTGTCCGCCACTGGTAACGTTGAAGTCACTTCTGCCACCAGCTTTACCTTTACGCTGGCGGGTGCAGATATCGCTGGTGTCGATGCCTTATTGAATAAAAATGGTACTTCTGCTGTTAGTAGTACCACCTACAATATCGCCGCTGCCGACGACTGGAACAGCGCCATCACCGGTGGCAACATCCAGGATTTGACTGGCAACGGCATTACCGTCTCCAATGCCGCACCCAGCATACTGAGCTCCACTTACGATGCAGCCACCGGCGTTTTATCGGTCTCTGTGGTCAATATTGTCGGTGGCGACACCATTGATGTCTCCAAACTGTCCATCACTGGTCAGGCAGGTTCCTACACATTAACCACCCCCAATGTCACCGCCAGCAGTTCGACCGCCTTTGCTGTCACGCTCAATGCTGTCGACAAACTCGCTATCAACGGCATATTGAACAACAATGGCACCACGGCGGTGGACACCACCACCTTCAACCTGGCCGCTGCCGCTTCCTGGGATCAGACCACAGCATCGGGTGCCGACCTGACCGGCAATGCCGTGACAGTATCGAACGTCACAGCACCAACAATCACGTCCGCGACTTACAATGGTAACACCCACGTCTTCACCATCACCGGCACCAATCTCGTCAAGACCATCGGTGCGACCAATGACGTCAACCTGTCCAAACTCACCATCACTGGTGAAGGTGGTGCGACCTACACCCTGTCCGCCACTGGTAACGTTGAAGTCACTTCTGCCACCAGCTTTACCTTTACGCTGGCGGGTGCAGATATCGCTGGTGTCGATGCCTTATTGAATAAAAATGGTACTTCTGCTGTTAGTAGTACCACCTACAATATCGCCGCTGCCGACGACTGGAACAGCGCCATCACCGGTGGCAACATCCAGGATTTGACTGGCAACGGCATTACCGTCTCCAATGCCGCACCCAGCATACTGAGCTCCACTTACGATGCAGCCACCGGCGTTTTATCGGTCTCTGTGGTCAATATTGTCGGTGGCGACACCATTGATGTCTCCAAACTGTCCATCACTGGCCAGGGTGGTTCCTACACATTAACCACCCCCAATGTCACCGCCAGTAGCAGTACCGCCTTTTCAGTGACATTGAACGCCGCCGACAAACTCGCCATCAACGGCATCCTGAACAACAACGGTACATCTGCGGTTGATACCACCACCTTCAATCTGGCCGCTGCCGCTTCCTGGGATCTGACAACAGCATCGGGTGCTGACCTGACCGGCAATGCCGTGACCGTCTCCAACGTCACAGCACCAACAATCACCTCAGCGACTTATGACGGCACCACCAACGTCTTGACCGTCACTGGCACCAACCTTGTTAAAACCATCGGTGCGACCAATGACGTCAACCTGTCCAAGCTCACCATCACTGGTGAAGGCGGTGCGACCTACACCCTGTCCGCCACTGGTAACGTTGAAGTCACTTCTGCCACCAGCTTTACCGTCACCCTGACCGGTGCTGATATCGGTGGTGTTGCCGCGCTGTTGAATAAAAATGGTAGCTCTTCGGTCAGTAGTACCACCTACAACATCGCCGCTGCCGACGACTGGAACAGCGCCATCACCGGTGGCAACATCCAGGATTTGACTGGCAACGGCATTACCGTCTCCAATGCCGCACCCAGCATACTGAGCTCCACTTACGATGCAGCCACCGGCGTTTTATCGGTCTCTGTGGTCAATATTGTCGGTGGCGACACCATTGATGTCTCCAAACTGTCCATCACTGGCCAGGGTGGTTCCTACACATTAACCACCCCCAATGTCACCGCCAGTAGCAGTACCGCCTTTTCAGTGACATTGAACGCCGCCGACAAACTCGCCATCAACGGCATCCTGAACAACAACGGTACATCTGCGGTTGATACCACCACCTTCAATCTGGCCGCTGCCGCTTCCTGGGATCTGACAACAGCATCCAGTGCAGATTTGACTGGCAATGCCGTGACCGTCTCCAACGTCACAGCACCAACAATCACCTCAGCGACTTATGACGGCACCACCAACGTCTTGACCGTCACTGGCACCAACCTTGTTAAAACCATCGGTGCGACCAATGACGTCAACCTGTCCAAGCTCACCATCACTGGTGAAGGCGGTGCGACCTACACCCTGTCCGCCACTGGTAACGTTGAAGTCACTTCTGCCACCAGCTTTACCGTCACCCTGACCGGTGCTGATATCGGTGGTGTTGCCGCGCTGTTGAATAAAAATGGTAGCTCTTCGGTCAGTAGTACCACCTACAACATCGCCGCTGCCGATGACTGGAACAGCGCCATCACCGGTGGCAACATCCAGGACCTGACTGGCAATGGCATCACCGTTTCCAACGCTGCACCGAGCATCATCAGCTCTACCTACGATGCAGCCACAGGTATTCTGAGTGTCACTGCCGTCAATATTGTCGGTGGCGACACCATTGATGTCAGCAAACTCTCACTCGTCGGCCAGGGTGGCGGTTCTTACACATTAACCACCCCCAACGTCACCGCCAGCAGCAGTACCGCCTTTGCCGTGACCCTCAACGCCGCCGACAAACTCGCCGTCAATGGCCTGTTGAACAAGACTGGCACCACGGCCGTTGATGCCACCACCTTCAACCTGGCCGCTGCTGCTTCCTGGGACGCTACCACCACATCGGGTGCCGACCTGACCGGCAATGCCGTCACCGTATCGAACGTCGCCGCCCCAACGATCACCTCAGCCACCTACGACGTCAACACCCACGTCCTGACCGTCACCGGCACCGGCCTCGTCAGTACCCTCGGCGCCACCAATGACATCACTGTCACTGCCCTGACCATCAAAGGCGAAGGCGGTATCGTCCGGACTTTGTCGACCACCGGCAATGTCGAAGTCACCTCCGCCACCAGCTTTGCTGTGACACTGGCCGGTGCTGACCAGACTACCGTTGAAGGCCTGTTCAACAAGAATGGCACCACCTCCACCGGTGGCACCACCTACAACCTGGCCGCAGCCGATGACTGGGACAGCGTCATTACCGGTGGTGACATTGCCGTCACCACGGCCCCGATTACCGTCTCCAATGTCGCAGTGCCGACCATCACCTCCTCGGTCTACAACGCCAGCACCGGTGTACTGACCGTCACAGGTACCGGCCTGACCGGCCTGACAGGGGCGAACAACGACATCGTTGCCAACAAATTCAGCCTGCAAGGCGAAGGTGGTGCCAGCTATACCCTCACCACCACCAGCAATGTCGAGATCACCTCCGCCACTTCCTTCACAATGACCTTGAGTGCGGCGGACAGGCTGGGTGCCAATCTCATCATGAACAAGAATGGCACCAGCTCCACCAGTGTCAACACGTACAACCTGATCGCCAACGAAGACTGGAATGCCGGGGCTGATGCCGCTGTCGTCATTGCTGATCTGACCGGCAATGGCGTGACCGTTACCAATGTGGTGGCACCTACCGTTGCCTCGGCGACATACAACGTCGGCACGGGCGTGCTGGTCGTTACAGGCAATAACTTCCTGTCCTTGGCAGGAGCCAATAACGACATTACCGCCAACCGTATCCGTTTCCTGGGCCAGGGTGCCATTAACTACACCCTGACCACTTCCCCGAATATAGACATCACCTCCAACACCAGCTTCACCATGACCATGAGTGTCGCCGACAAGACGCAACTGGCACTGAGGCTCAACAAGGATGGCAACTCTTCCACCGACGGCACCACCTACAACATCGGCATGCTGGAAGACTGGAATACCGGTGCCGCTACTGCTGTCGTCATCGCTGATCTGTTTGGCAATTTCATTACCGTCACCGGTAACAATGTCGCTCCCGTCATCGGCGGTGTCGTCGCTGGCCAGACCGTGACTGAAACCACCACGGTTTCTCCTTTTACCGGTGTCACCATCACCGATCCTGATGTCGGTGCTTCCGAAACCATCATCATCAGCCTCGATACCGCGGCCAAAGGCGCCTTTACTGCCGCTTCACTGGCAACCACAGGTTTCTCAACCGCCGATGGTGGTCTGACCTATACCCATGCAGCCGGTACCCCGGCTGCCGTTGAGGCAGCTATCCGTGGCCTGGTATTCCAGCCAGCGGCGGGCCGTGTCCCTGTGGGCGGCACAGAAACCACGACCTTCACCATCAGTGCCAATGATGGTATTGCTTCTGCGGTACTCAATAACACCACCACCGTGATTGCGACGGGTGTCAATGCGGCGCCGACCAATATCACGCTGTCAAATGCTGCTGTCCAGCAGGGTTCTGCTGACAATACCAGTGTTGGTACTTTGACAGCGATTGACCCGAATCCGGGTGATACCGCCAGTTTTACCCTGGTGAGTGGTAATGGGACGAATGACAAGGACAACAGTAAATTCACCATCTCGGGCAATACCCTGGTGGCGAAGAACCCTGTGGGCATGACACCGGGCAATTACAGTATCTTTGTGAGAGCCACGGATGCCATGGGTTCTGCCTATGAAAAGAACTTCATCATCGCCGTTGGTGACAATGTCGCCCCAACCGCGACCGGTATTACCCGCATCCAACCTGAAAACACCAGCCTGGGCACGATAGACTACAAGGTCACGTTCAGTGAAGCGGTGACGGGCGTGAATGCGGCAGCCTTTGCGCTGGCGACGACGGGGACAGTGGCAGGAACCATCAGCAATGTGACCCAGCTTGATCCTTCTACCTACAGCGTCAGGATCACGGGATTGACTGGTGATGGGACACTGGGCCTGAATCTGAAGAATGCCGGTACTGGCATTGTGGATACGTCCAGCCTGGCTCTGAATGGTGGCTTTACCGGGCAGTTGTATCAGGTCGATCATACGGCGCCGACGACGGGTATTGGTTCAGTGCGCCTGTCGAATGATGATGGTGTCAGTGGTACTGACTTCATCACCACCATCAGTGACCAGGCCATTTCCGGCAACCTCACCGCAGGTCTGGCAGTGGGCGAAACCGTGCAAGTCTCGCTCGACAATGGTGCCAACTGGATCAATGCACTGGCAACCATCGGTGGCACTGGCTGGAGTTTGCCAAACCAACTGCTGAGTGGCAATAACACGCTCAAAGTCAGGGTGGTAGATCTGGCGGGCAATAGCGGGCCTACCTTCTCGCAGGCGTTCAGCATCAACCCTAATACTGACAATCCTGGCACGAGCGGCTCGGATGCGGATGGCGATGGCATCCTGCAGCGGGTAGAAGCAGAAGTGCCCAATTTACTGGGTGCTGGCAATGGCGATGGGAATGGTGACGGCATACCGGATCAGTCGCAGAAGAATGTCAGTTCGCTGTTGTGGCATAACAATACGGCGGCGAATAACCATTATGTGACGCTGGCGAACAATAACTTCCTGTCGCAAACCAATGTGAACACCACAGTAGCGCCAGCCACACTACCAGCAGAACTGAGCATGCAGTATGGCATGATCACCACCCAGCTCACTGGCCTGGCTGCGGGGCAGGAAACCACGATGTCGCTCTATACCGATGCGATGGGCCCGGTGAATGGCTACTGGGTACAGGACAAGGCTGGCACCTGGACGAATATCGCCACCAATATTGCAACAGTGAACGGCAAGCTGAAAGTGGACTTCAAGATCACGGACGGTGGCATCTTTGATACTGACGGCAAGGTTGATGGCAAAATCAGCCTCACTGGTGGCCTGGGCTTTAAAACCACGGTGCCAACCAATCCAAGCACTTCTTTGCCGGGCGACAAGGATGGTGATGGCATCCCGGATGCGATAGAAGCCAGAGTCGGTACCAAGCTTGATGTCAAGGACAATGATGTCTTGCACCGCTCTGACCTGTTTGCCATGCAGCTTTATCGTGACGTGCTGTTCCGTGAGGCAGATACCGCAGGTGTGCAGTACTGGCAGCAGCAAATCGACAGTGGCAAGATGAGCCGTGCCCAGGTGGCGGCGTCGTTCATGGAGTCAGCTGAATTCCAGAGCGGCATAGGCGGCATCACGCGTCTGTACTTTGGGGCCTTTGACCGTTTGCCTGACCGTGAAGGTCTGGCTTACTGGATGCAGGCGCAAAAGGATGGCATGAATCTCTCCAAGGTCAGCGCTTCGTTTGTGTCGAGTGCTGAGTTCCAGAAGACTTATGGGGCGCTGGACAATACGGCCTTTGTGGACCGGGTCTATCAGAATGTGCTGCACCGTAGTTCAGATGCCGCAGGCAAGGCCTATTGGCTGGGGCAACTGGGTAATGGCCTCTCCAGGGGCGATATGCTGGCGGGCTTTACGGAATCGACGGAGTTCAAGGCGAATTCGCAGTCCAAAGTGTCTTTGACGCTGGATTACATCGGTCTCTTGGGGCATGCGCCGGATCAGACAACGTTTGATGCGCTGCTGGCGCAGTCGGGTACGGATGTGGTCACGCTGATCGGGCAGTTTATTAATTCGCCTGAGTATCTGGCGAGGTTTATGCCGGTTTGA
- a CDS encoding ABC transporter ATP-binding protein encodes MLEIRNVTKTFGKKLTAVHDLSLNLGHGVIGLIGHNGAGKTTLMQMIATLTRPSSGSIFFQGQDIVKKPQAIRQRLGFLPQDFGIYPNLTALEFMQYFAALKGVRDPARIRHLLEVVNLHEQAKRQASSFSGGMRRRLGIAQALLNDPDILIVDEPTAGLDPEERLRFRHLLSELGFKKLVIMSTHIVSDVESIASQLAIMRQGKLIAYATPDDILAQAHGQIWTADIASHEYETLRNKVHVLQSQKQGNQMSLRIAHPHQPCAGARHATPSLEEALMAQRYAVQELAA; translated from the coding sequence ATGCTGGAAATCCGGAATGTCACAAAAACCTTTGGTAAAAAACTGACTGCAGTCCATGACTTGTCACTCAATCTCGGTCACGGTGTGATCGGCCTGATAGGGCACAATGGCGCGGGCAAGACTACGCTCATGCAAATGATCGCGACCCTGACACGTCCCAGCAGCGGCAGCATATTTTTTCAGGGACAGGACATTGTCAAGAAACCGCAGGCCATACGCCAGCGCCTGGGATTCCTGCCGCAGGATTTTGGTATTTACCCTAACCTGACAGCGCTGGAGTTCATGCAATATTTTGCCGCCCTGAAGGGTGTGCGCGATCCAGCCAGGATCAGGCATTTGCTGGAAGTGGTGAACTTGCATGAACAGGCCAAACGTCAGGCTTCTAGCTTCTCTGGCGGCATGCGGCGGCGTCTGGGTATTGCCCAGGCCTTGCTGAATGATCCAGACATCCTCATCGTCGATGAACCAACCGCCGGACTGGACCCGGAAGAACGCCTGCGCTTCCGCCATTTATTGAGTGAACTGGGTTTCAAGAAACTGGTGATCATGTCCACCCACATCGTCTCTGATGTAGAAAGCATCGCCAGTCAACTGGCCATCATGCGCCAGGGGAAATTGATTGCCTATGCAACGCCAGATGACATCCTGGCGCAGGCCCATGGACAAATCTGGACTGCCGACATTGCCAGTCATGAATATGAGACCTTGCGCAATAAAGTGCATGTATTGCAAAGCCAAAAACAGGGCAATCAAATGAGCTTGCGTATTGCTCATCCACACCAGCCATGTGCAGGCGCACGCCATGCTACACCCAGCCTGGAAGAGGCCCTGATGGCACAACGCTATGCAGTACAGGAGCTGGCAGCATGA